In Actinomadura citrea, a single window of DNA contains:
- a CDS encoding class I SAM-dependent methyltransferase, whose protein sequence is MAQDFDLYERELWAGRAPAYERGFAHVTRYMIEPLLDAAGVADGTRLLDVGTGPGFVSREAARRGARVSAMDAEPGMAETARRNVPGLDVRVAVLPEVPFEDGTFDAVAGNFVINHVGAPDVALARLRRVLRKGGRLAVTCWVMPGSGALAIVREAIEAAGVPWPDDIPAPPFLEYGESAAFRRLVAEAGFADVAVEEVTWEHLVDPEEWWETGALARVGTNGVVVGRQDAPTVARVKAAYDEIVADYAAGDGKVALPAHALLASGVH, encoded by the coding sequence GTGGCGCAGGACTTCGACCTTTACGAGCGGGAGCTGTGGGCCGGGCGGGCCCCCGCGTACGAGCGGGGGTTCGCCCACGTCACGCGGTACATGATCGAGCCGCTGCTCGACGCGGCCGGGGTGGCGGACGGCACGCGGCTGCTCGACGTCGGCACCGGGCCCGGGTTCGTCTCGCGGGAGGCGGCGCGGCGCGGCGCGCGGGTGTCGGCCATGGACGCCGAGCCGGGCATGGCCGAGACGGCGCGCCGGAACGTCCCCGGGCTGGACGTGCGGGTCGCCGTCCTGCCCGAGGTCCCCTTCGAGGACGGGACGTTCGACGCGGTCGCCGGCAACTTCGTCATCAACCACGTGGGCGCCCCCGACGTGGCGCTGGCCCGGCTGCGGCGCGTGCTCCGCAAGGGCGGGCGGCTGGCGGTGACCTGCTGGGTGATGCCGGGCAGCGGCGCCCTCGCGATCGTCCGGGAGGCGATCGAGGCGGCGGGCGTGCCGTGGCCGGACGACATCCCCGCGCCGCCGTTCCTGGAGTACGGCGAGTCGGCGGCGTTCCGGCGGCTGGTCGCCGAGGCCGGGTTCGCCGACGTCGCGGTCGAGGAGGTGACCTGGGAGCACCTCGTCGACCCCGAGGAGTGGTGGGAGACGGGCGCGCTGGCCCGGGTCGGCACGAACGGCGTGGTCGTCGGACGGCAGGACGCGCCTACCGTCGCCCGGGTCAAGGCCGCCTACGACGAGATCGTCGCCGATTACGCGGCCGGCGACGGGAAGGTCGCGCTGCCCGCGCACGCGCTGCTGGCGAGCGGCGTCCACTAG
- a CDS encoding glycosyltransferase 87 family protein: MDGLMARDARDSPGEASGAPARRGVRDLLVLLAGIAVAVAAAAPVVHQWLGNQPDQRLVDLEVYREGGLAVLRGAPLYDFLTQPPQLLPFTYPPIAAALAVPFTLLPWRAAQWVWTGLIYLSLVIVVCYAFRDLIRRTGRWAPLTAGVLVAAMTWLDPVRDQVRFGQVGLFLLAMCLADCCARTARWPRGMLVGLALAIKLVPGVFLIYFLVTGRRDALVNAVLTAVVATLGGFALLPFDSSAYWFGALLEGGDRTGAVDGTTNQAIQGIVARVLDEGPARTLVWLALALVVAWFGFGWARRATLAADAASGADASSLLLAGVAIVGLLSVVLSPVGWIHHLVWMIAVVGALVGDGRDTRRCLVAFGLWLLFLFPVPWWARGLIGPDHSPVTVFAGQVLRDSFGLAALASILVLGTWLVKRLDPDNHPRDPSQHQVGMGTLGP, encoded by the coding sequence GTGGACGGTCTGATGGCGCGGGATGCCCGCGACTCCCCCGGCGAGGCTTCCGGCGCCCCCGCCCGGCGGGGCGTCCGCGACCTGCTGGTCCTGCTCGCCGGGATCGCCGTCGCCGTGGCCGCCGCCGCGCCGGTCGTCCACCAGTGGCTCGGCAACCAGCCCGACCAGCGGCTCGTCGATCTGGAGGTCTACCGGGAGGGCGGGCTGGCGGTCCTGCGCGGTGCGCCCCTGTACGACTTCCTCACGCAGCCGCCGCAACTGCTCCCCTTCACCTACCCGCCGATCGCCGCCGCCTTGGCGGTCCCGTTCACGCTCCTGCCGTGGCGTGCGGCGCAGTGGGTGTGGACGGGGCTGATCTACCTGTCGCTCGTGATCGTCGTCTGCTACGCCTTCCGCGACCTCATCCGCCGGACGGGACGCTGGGCGCCGCTCACCGCGGGCGTCCTGGTCGCCGCGATGACGTGGCTCGACCCCGTCCGCGACCAGGTCAGGTTCGGGCAGGTCGGGCTGTTCCTGCTGGCCATGTGCCTGGCCGACTGCTGCGCCCGCACCGCCCGCTGGCCGCGCGGCATGCTCGTCGGCCTCGCCCTGGCGATCAAGCTGGTGCCGGGCGTCTTCCTCATCTACTTCCTGGTCACCGGACGGCGGGACGCGCTGGTCAACGCCGTGCTGACCGCCGTCGTCGCCACGCTGGGCGGGTTCGCGCTGCTGCCGTTCGACTCGTCCGCCTACTGGTTCGGCGCGCTGCTGGAGGGCGGCGACCGGACCGGCGCGGTCGACGGCACCACCAACCAGGCGATCCAGGGGATCGTGGCCCGCGTCCTGGACGAGGGGCCGGCCCGGACGCTGGTGTGGCTGGCCCTCGCCCTGGTCGTCGCCTGGTTCGGCTTCGGCTGGGCGCGCCGGGCGACGCTCGCCGCCGACGCGGCGTCCGGCGCCGACGCCTCCAGCCTCCTGCTCGCCGGGGTCGCGATCGTCGGGCTGCTGTCCGTCGTCCTGTCCCCTGTGGGGTGGATCCATCACCTGGTGTGGATGATCGCGGTTGTGGGGGCTTTGGTGGGTGATGGGCGTGACACGCGAAGATGTCTTGTCGCGTTCGGCCTGTGGCTGCTGTTCCTGTTCCCGGTCCCGTGGTGGGCGCGGGGTTTGATCGGCCCGGATCATTCCCCCGTAACGGTTTTCGCGGGGCAGGTGCTGCGCGATTCGTTCGGACTCGCCGCCCTGGCCTCGATCTTGGTCCTCGGAACATGGCTGGTGAAACGGCTCGATCCGGACAACCACCCCCGAGATCCTTCGCAACACCAGGTCGGCATGGGTACGCTCGGCCCGTGA
- a CDS encoding STAS domain-containing protein, translating to MELNVSTASQGGHAVVTATGELDLYTAPRLQAALAGLLRDQADHIVVDMSGVEFCDSTGMNVLLSAMKRLKEQGGALELAAPRPAVKRILQVTGLDTVFTVTEAAPVLDAG from the coding sequence GTGGAGCTAAATGTCTCGACCGCGTCTCAGGGAGGTCACGCCGTTGTCACGGCGACCGGTGAGCTCGACCTGTACACCGCGCCACGGCTGCAGGCGGCCCTCGCGGGCCTCCTGCGCGACCAGGCCGACCACATCGTGGTCGACATGAGCGGCGTCGAGTTCTGCGACTCGACGGGCATGAACGTGCTGCTCTCGGCCATGAAGCGGCTGAAGGAGCAGGGCGGCGCGCTGGAACTGGCGGCGCCGCGCCCGGCCGTGAAGCGGATCCTGCAGGTGACCGGGCTCGACACCGTCTTCACCGTGACGGAGGCGGCGCCGGTTCTGGACGCCGGCTGA
- a CDS encoding response regulator transcription factor: MNTLPHAGRVLVVDDDPTVAEVVARYLARDGHEVVCVADGRTALRRALDEPPDLVVLDLMLPGMDGLEVCRRLRETSTVPIVMLTALGAETDRLVGLETGADDYVTKPFSPRELALRVRSVLRRARGALVPTGPSGPLRDGGLLVDVSAHEAELGGARLALTSREFDLLAFLLRHPRRAFTREELLERVWDWTFGDSSTVTVHVRRLREKIEDDPTAPRRIVTVWGVGYRYEPAETGP; encoded by the coding sequence GTGAACACCCTCCCCCACGCCGGGCGCGTCCTGGTGGTCGACGACGACCCGACGGTCGCCGAGGTCGTCGCCCGCTACCTGGCCCGCGACGGGCACGAGGTCGTGTGCGTCGCCGACGGCCGGACCGCCCTGCGCCGGGCGCTCGACGAACCCCCTGACCTGGTCGTCCTCGACCTCATGCTGCCCGGGATGGACGGCCTGGAGGTGTGCCGCCGGCTCCGCGAGACCTCGACCGTCCCGATCGTGATGCTGACGGCGCTCGGCGCGGAGACCGACCGGCTCGTCGGGTTGGAGACCGGCGCCGACGACTACGTGACGAAGCCGTTCAGCCCGCGCGAGCTGGCGCTGCGCGTCCGGTCGGTGCTGCGGCGGGCGCGGGGCGCGCTCGTCCCGACCGGCCCGTCCGGCCCGCTGCGCGACGGCGGCCTCCTCGTGGACGTCAGCGCGCACGAGGCGGAGCTGGGCGGCGCGCGGCTCGCGCTCACCTCCCGCGAGTTCGACCTGCTGGCGTTCCTGCTGCGCCATCCGCGGCGGGCCTTCACCCGCGAGGAACTGCTCGAACGCGTCTGGGACTGGACGTTCGGCGACTCCTCCACGGTGACCGTCCACGTCCGGCGGCTGCGCGAGAAGATCGAGGACGACCCGACCGCGCCGCGCCGCATCGTCACCGTGTGGGGCGTCGGCTACCGCTACGAGCCCGCGGAGACCGGCCCATGA
- a CDS encoding DUF4446 family protein translates to MLVAVAVAGLVAGIAGLSIAVVAHNRVNQVVDECGEMLRRQLQVASGEVDERALRDLAIVHYDALKEMSGHRSFSLALINAVGDGVVVSSINGRTETRTYAKAVQGGHAVETLSPEENQALRAARLGKGPVVSMDDPLPDFGNGARTPTASA, encoded by the coding sequence ATGCTCGTCGCGGTGGCCGTCGCCGGCCTGGTCGCCGGGATTGCGGGGCTCTCCATCGCGGTGGTCGCGCACAACCGGGTCAACCAGGTCGTCGACGAGTGCGGGGAAATGCTGAGGCGCCAGCTCCAGGTCGCGAGCGGCGAGGTGGACGAGCGCGCCCTGCGCGACCTCGCGATCGTCCACTACGACGCTCTCAAGGAGATGTCCGGGCACCGGTCCTTCTCCCTCGCGCTGATCAACGCGGTCGGGGACGGCGTGGTGGTCAGCTCCATCAACGGGCGGACCGAGACGCGGACCTACGCCAAGGCCGTCCAGGGCGGGCACGCCGTCGAGACGCTCTCCCCCGAGGAGAACCAGGCCCTGCGGGCCGCCCGGCTCGGCAAGGGCCCCGTCGTCTCGATGGACGACCCGCTGCCCGACTTCGGCAACGGCGCCCGCACCCCCACGGCCAGCGCCTGA
- a CDS encoding sensor histidine kinase → MIPFEDLLWVVFYAALAAFAVAAVALAVLHALRGRSVGTQLVVVGAATVLATISGILVISFLMLLNDHDRSVVLAVVTSAGLVAMAVSVLLGRRLVAANRTLVEAVRADRFRPPSAHLPAELAELSRELEAAYDRLAAAHEREQALEASRRELVAWVSHDLRTPLAGLRAMAEALEDEVVADEETTRRYHARIRVEVERLTEMVDDLFELSRIHAGALRLSRERVGLADLVAEAVAGAEALARAKGVRLRGDVREGLPVQVDAGELGRALRNLVVNAIRHTPSDGAVEITGEVRGGEARVTVADACGGIPEGDLPRVFDVAFRGEAARTPGGGAGLGLAIARGIVEAHAGEIGVANTGPGCRFEVRLPC, encoded by the coding sequence ATGATCCCCTTCGAGGATCTGCTGTGGGTGGTCTTCTACGCGGCGCTGGCCGCGTTCGCCGTCGCGGCGGTCGCCCTCGCCGTCCTGCACGCGCTGCGCGGCCGCTCGGTCGGCACCCAGCTGGTCGTCGTCGGCGCCGCCACGGTGCTGGCGACCATCTCCGGCATCCTGGTGATCTCGTTCCTGATGCTGCTGAACGACCACGACCGCTCCGTGGTGCTCGCCGTCGTGACGTCGGCCGGGCTGGTCGCGATGGCGGTGTCGGTCCTGCTCGGCCGGCGTCTGGTGGCCGCGAACCGGACCCTGGTCGAGGCCGTGCGCGCGGACCGGTTCCGTCCCCCGTCGGCGCACCTTCCGGCCGAGCTGGCGGAGCTCTCCCGCGAACTGGAGGCCGCCTACGACCGGCTGGCCGCCGCGCACGAGCGCGAGCAGGCCCTGGAGGCGAGCCGCCGCGAGCTGGTCGCCTGGGTGAGCCACGACCTGCGCACCCCGCTGGCCGGGCTCCGCGCGATGGCCGAGGCACTGGAGGACGAGGTCGTCGCCGACGAGGAGACGACCCGCCGCTACCACGCCCGCATCCGCGTCGAGGTGGAGCGGCTGACCGAGATGGTGGACGACCTGTTCGAGCTGTCCCGCATCCACGCGGGCGCCCTGCGCCTGTCCCGCGAGCGCGTCGGCCTCGCGGACCTGGTCGCCGAGGCGGTCGCCGGCGCGGAGGCCCTGGCCCGCGCCAAGGGCGTCCGGCTGCGCGGAGACGTCCGGGAGGGCCTGCCCGTCCAGGTCGACGCGGGCGAGCTGGGCCGCGCGCTGCGCAACCTCGTCGTGAACGCGATCCGGCACACGCCGAGCGACGGCGCGGTCGAGATCACCGGCGAGGTCCGCGGCGGCGAGGCCCGGGTGACGGTGGCCGACGCCTGCGGCGGCATCCCGGAGGGCGACCTGCCCCGCGTGTTCGACGTCGCGTTCCGCGGCGAGGCGGCCCGCACCCCGGGCGGCGGCGCCGGCCTCGGCCTCGCCATCGCCCGCGGCATCGTCGAGGCCCACGCGGGCGAGATCGGCGTCGCCAACACCGGCCCCGGCTGCCGCTTCGAGGTCCGTCTCCCGTGCTAG
- a CDS encoding DsbA family oxidoreductase: protein MRVEIWADVVCPWCYLGKRHFERALEGFAHRDQVEVVYRAFQLDPSFPQGATIDVAQMLAEKYGLTREEAAEKNREMEERAAAAGLEYHLEGRQAGNTADAHRLVYLAGQRGVQGAVVEALFRAYFTDERPVFDRDTLVDVVAEAGLDAAEARDVLASGKFASEVDTEQSAARDIGATGVPFFVIDRRYGVSGAQPSETFAQVLDQAWADANK from the coding sequence GTGCGTGTTGAGATCTGGGCCGACGTCGTATGCCCCTGGTGCTATCTCGGTAAGCGGCATTTCGAACGCGCTCTGGAAGGGTTCGCGCACCGGGACCAGGTCGAGGTGGTCTACCGCGCCTTCCAGCTCGATCCTTCGTTCCCGCAGGGCGCGACGATCGACGTGGCGCAGATGCTGGCGGAGAAGTACGGCCTGACGCGCGAGGAGGCCGCCGAGAAGAACCGGGAGATGGAGGAGCGCGCCGCCGCGGCCGGTCTGGAGTACCACCTCGAAGGCCGCCAGGCGGGCAACACCGCCGACGCGCACCGGCTCGTCTACCTCGCGGGCCAGCGCGGCGTGCAGGGCGCGGTCGTGGAGGCTCTGTTCAGGGCCTACTTCACCGACGAGCGCCCGGTGTTCGACCGGGACACCCTCGTGGACGTCGTCGCCGAAGCGGGCCTTGACGCCGCCGAGGCACGCGACGTGCTCGCGTCCGGGAAGTTCGCCTCAGAGGTGGACACCGAGCAGAGCGCCGCGCGCGACATCGGCGCGACCGGCGTGCCCTTCTTCGTCATCGACCGCCGCTACGGAGTCTCGGGCGCCCAGCCCTCCGAGACGTTCGCGCAGGTCCTCGACCAGGCCTGGGCGGACGCGAACAAGTGA
- the pheA gene encoding prephenate dehydratase, with protein sequence MTADDRPARYAYLGPRGTFTEAALLTLPGAAGAEHIPYATVPAALEALRRGEVDTAVVALENSVEGSVPTTLDELATGEPLQIVGEIHLPVSFALLVRPGTALDDIKTVASHPIAQPQCRRWLMENVPDAEWRAATSNAEAAQHVADGHYDAALAGSFAAARYGLSVLAEDIHDVADAVTRFVVLSRPCPPPPPTGMDKTTVVAFIGEDHPGALLEILTEFSVRGINLTLIQSRPTGAGLGSYLFWMDFEGHVIDARVGEAMMGLRRVCADVRFVGSYTRADQVRPEIRRGTHDADFTEAAAWITGIRTGYA encoded by the coding sequence GTGACCGCAGACGACAGGCCAGCGCGCTACGCCTACCTGGGTCCGCGGGGCACCTTCACCGAGGCGGCGCTGCTCACCCTCCCCGGTGCCGCCGGGGCCGAGCACATCCCCTACGCGACCGTCCCGGCCGCCCTCGAAGCCCTGCGCCGCGGCGAGGTCGACACCGCCGTCGTCGCCCTGGAGAACTCGGTCGAGGGCTCGGTCCCCACGACGCTGGACGAGCTGGCGACCGGCGAGCCCCTCCAGATCGTCGGCGAGATCCACCTGCCGGTCTCGTTCGCGCTCCTCGTCCGTCCCGGCACGGCGCTGGACGACATCAAGACCGTCGCGTCCCATCCGATCGCGCAGCCGCAGTGCCGCCGCTGGCTCATGGAGAACGTCCCGGACGCCGAGTGGCGCGCCGCCACCTCCAACGCCGAGGCCGCCCAGCACGTCGCCGACGGCCACTACGACGCCGCCCTCGCCGGCTCGTTCGCGGCCGCCCGCTACGGCCTGTCGGTCCTCGCGGAGGACATCCACGACGTGGCCGACGCCGTCACCCGCTTCGTCGTCCTGAGCCGCCCGTGCCCCCCGCCGCCGCCCACCGGCATGGACAAGACGACCGTCGTCGCGTTCATCGGCGAGGACCACCCGGGCGCCCTGCTGGAGATCCTCACCGAGTTCTCGGTCCGCGGCATCAACCTCACGCTGATCCAGTCGCGCCCGACCGGCGCCGGCCTCGGCTCCTACCTGTTCTGGATGGACTTCGAGGGCCACGTCATCGACGCCCGGGTCGGCGAGGCCATGATGGGGCTGCGCCGCGTCTGCGCCGACGTCCGCTTCGTCGGCTCCTACACCCGCGCCGACCAGGTCCGCCCCGAGATCCGCCGCGGCACCCACGATGCCGACTTCACCGAGGCCGCCGCCTGGATCACCGGCATCCGCACCGGCTACGCCTGA
- a CDS encoding glycosyltransferase family 2 protein produces the protein MQDVAVCIPAKDEADRIAATVKAAQELPGADLVVVIDDGSSDGTGRVAREAGARVVRHSRNRGKGAAMESGAEAVRLLDEGRDRPRHLLFLDADLAETAREAAPLVEPVRSGEADMTIAVFTTTVKLGGHGFVVRLSRDGIRRATGWEATAPLNGQRCLTRAAFDAALPLAAGFGVETALTVDLLRAGFRVAEVEVPLSHRATGTDWRSQLHRARQFRDVARALAVREPAVTRGLDRLRGSRP, from the coding sequence ATGCAGGACGTAGCGGTATGCATCCCAGCCAAGGACGAAGCCGACCGCATCGCGGCCACGGTCAAGGCCGCGCAGGAGCTTCCCGGCGCCGACCTGGTCGTGGTGATCGACGACGGCTCGTCCGACGGCACCGGGCGGGTGGCCCGCGAGGCCGGGGCGCGGGTCGTGCGGCACAGCCGCAACCGGGGCAAGGGCGCCGCGATGGAGAGCGGGGCCGAGGCCGTCCGGCTGCTGGACGAGGGCCGCGACCGGCCCCGCCACCTGCTGTTCCTGGACGCCGACCTCGCCGAGACCGCGCGCGAGGCCGCGCCGCTGGTCGAGCCGGTCAGGTCCGGTGAGGCCGACATGACGATCGCCGTGTTCACCACGACCGTGAAGCTCGGCGGGCACGGGTTCGTCGTCCGGCTGTCGCGCGACGGGATCCGCCGCGCCACCGGCTGGGAGGCCACCGCGCCGCTGAACGGGCAGCGCTGCCTGACCCGGGCCGCGTTCGACGCCGCGCTCCCGCTCGCCGCCGGGTTCGGGGTGGAGACCGCGCTCACCGTCGACCTGCTGCGCGCCGGGTTCCGGGTGGCGGAGGTGGAGGTGCCGCTCTCACACCGCGCCACCGGCACGGACTGGCGCTCCCAGCTGCACCGGGCCCGGCAGTTCCGGGACGTGGCAAGGGCGCTCGCCGTGCGCGAACCGGCGGTGACCAGAGGGCTGGACCGCCTGCGCGGCAGCCGCCCGTGA
- a CDS encoding long-chain-fatty-acid--CoA ligase — protein sequence MPGLDGVLRERALAYPDRVAYIAGDTEISYRDFDRRVDRVAAALAAAGLGPGDRVAVLDKNSLEYAELLFGATRIGAAQVPVNYRLAPDEVAYIVNNAQAKVFVVGPEFLPVLDAIAGKLEHTDLTVVIAGADPAHQDPAHQDYAAWIDAAPAEIPAYEPDSGDVFVQLYSSGTTGLPKGVMLTHDNFLAALAATNDVWNIDESSVLMIAMPMYHVAGNVLTVSAVYNGLTGVITREPDPTAIARGIERNRVTHIFLVPVLLQFMPLIPEVTASDMSSLRLMLYGASPISEDVLRTAMAMLPTTEFRQVYGLTEVTGAITSLPPEDHDPDGPNAHRLRSAGLPNDTTELRIVDPATEEELPSGRVGEIICRTPQNMKGYWGMPDATASALSEDNWFRTGDAGYLDEDGYLYIHDRVKDMIISGGENIYPAEVENVLMGHPAVGDCAVIGVPDERWGETPKAIVVTTEDVSDQEIIDYCRDRLAHFKCPTSVERREAIPRNPTGKILKRDLRAPYWHGTDRGVN from the coding sequence GTGCCAGGTCTTGACGGAGTGCTGCGCGAACGAGCGCTCGCCTATCCCGATCGTGTCGCGTACATCGCCGGCGACACCGAGATCTCCTACCGCGACTTCGACCGGCGCGTCGACCGGGTGGCCGCGGCCCTCGCCGCCGCCGGGCTGGGCCCCGGCGACCGGGTCGCCGTCCTCGACAAGAACTCCCTCGAATACGCCGAGCTGCTCTTCGGCGCGACCCGGATCGGCGCCGCGCAGGTCCCGGTGAACTACCGGCTGGCACCCGACGAGGTCGCCTACATCGTCAACAACGCGCAGGCGAAGGTCTTCGTCGTCGGCCCCGAGTTCCTCCCCGTCCTGGACGCGATCGCGGGCAAGCTGGAGCACACCGACCTGACGGTCGTCATCGCCGGCGCCGACCCCGCCCACCAGGACCCCGCCCACCAGGACTATGCCGCCTGGATCGACGCCGCCCCCGCCGAGATCCCGGCATACGAGCCCGACAGCGGGGACGTGTTCGTCCAGCTCTACTCGTCCGGCACGACGGGGCTGCCCAAGGGCGTCATGCTGACGCACGACAACTTCCTCGCGGCGCTCGCGGCGACCAACGACGTGTGGAACATCGACGAGTCGTCCGTGCTGATGATCGCGATGCCGATGTACCACGTGGCCGGCAACGTGCTCACCGTCTCCGCGGTCTACAACGGCCTCACCGGGGTGATCACGCGCGAGCCCGACCCGACCGCGATCGCGCGGGGCATCGAGCGGAACCGCGTCACGCACATCTTCCTCGTCCCGGTGCTGCTGCAGTTCATGCCGCTGATCCCCGAGGTCACCGCGTCCGACATGTCCAGCCTGCGGCTCATGCTGTACGGCGCGTCCCCGATCAGCGAGGACGTCCTGCGCACCGCCATGGCGATGCTGCCGACCACCGAGTTCCGGCAGGTGTACGGCCTGACGGAGGTCACCGGTGCGATCACCTCGCTGCCCCCCGAGGACCACGACCCGGACGGTCCGAACGCGCACCGGCTCCGCAGCGCCGGCCTTCCGAACGACACCACCGAGCTCAGGATCGTGGACCCGGCCACCGAGGAGGAGCTGCCGTCCGGCCGGGTGGGCGAGATCATCTGCCGGACGCCGCAGAACATGAAGGGCTACTGGGGCATGCCGGACGCGACCGCGAGCGCGCTGTCCGAGGACAACTGGTTCCGGACGGGCGACGCCGGCTACCTCGACGAGGACGGCTACCTCTACATCCACGACCGCGTCAAGGACATGATCATCTCGGGCGGAGAGAACATCTACCCCGCCGAGGTGGAGAACGTCCTGATGGGCCACCCCGCCGTCGGCGACTGCGCGGTCATCGGCGTCCCGGACGAGCGCTGGGGCGAGACGCCGAAGGCGATCGTCGTGACGACCGAGGACGTCTCCGACCAGGAGATCATCGACTACTGCCGCGACCGCCTGGCCCACTTCAAGTGCCCCACCTCGGTCGAGCGCCGCGAGGCGATCCCGCGCAACCCCACCGGAAAGATCCTCAAGCGCGACCTCCGCGCCCCCTACTGGCACGGCACGGACCGAGGGGTTAATTGA
- the serS gene encoding serine--tRNA ligase, with product MIDLRALREDPERLRASQRARGEDDGVVDRLLDLDGRRRSALTSFEQLRAEQKSFGKSVSKAQGDERQALLARAKQLAQQVKEREAEADRLGEELDALLKGVPNLIEEGAPPGGEQDFVVLEHVGEPTAFDFEPKDHLELGESLGAIDMERGAKVSGARFYYLTGVGARLQYALLNLAMEQAVASGFVPMYPPVLVKPEAMEGTGFLGAHAAEVYQLPQEELYLVGTSEVPLAAFHMNEIIDELPRRYVAWSSCFRREAGSYGKDTRGIIRVHQFDKVEMFSYCDPADSHAEHLRLLEWEKEMLAKVEIPYRVIDVAAGDLGASAARKYDCEAWVPTQNTYREVTSTSNCTEFQARRLAVRHRDADGKNQPVATLNGTLATTRWMVAILENHQQADGSVRVPKALQKFLGLEVLEPVKR from the coding sequence GTGATTGACCTGCGAGCTCTTCGAGAGGATCCCGAGCGGCTGCGCGCCTCGCAGCGCGCCCGCGGTGAGGATGACGGCGTCGTCGACCGGCTGCTCGACCTGGACGGGAGGCGCCGCTCGGCGCTGACCTCGTTCGAGCAGCTCAGGGCGGAGCAGAAGAGTTTCGGCAAGTCGGTGTCCAAGGCGCAGGGCGACGAGCGGCAGGCGCTGCTGGCCCGCGCCAAGCAGCTGGCGCAGCAGGTGAAGGAGCGCGAGGCGGAGGCCGACCGCCTCGGCGAGGAGCTCGACGCGCTGCTCAAGGGCGTCCCGAACCTCATCGAGGAGGGCGCCCCGCCCGGCGGCGAGCAGGACTTCGTCGTCCTGGAGCACGTCGGCGAGCCGACCGCGTTCGACTTCGAGCCGAAGGACCACCTGGAGCTCGGCGAGAGCCTCGGCGCCATCGACATGGAGCGCGGCGCGAAGGTGTCGGGCGCGCGGTTCTACTACCTGACGGGCGTGGGCGCGCGGCTCCAGTACGCGCTGCTCAACCTCGCCATGGAGCAGGCCGTCGCGAGCGGGTTCGTGCCGATGTACCCGCCCGTCCTGGTGAAGCCGGAGGCGATGGAGGGCACCGGGTTCCTCGGCGCCCACGCCGCCGAGGTGTACCAGCTCCCGCAGGAAGAGCTGTACCTCGTCGGGACGTCGGAGGTGCCGCTCGCCGCGTTCCACATGAACGAGATCATCGACGAGCTGCCGCGGCGGTACGTGGCGTGGTCGTCCTGCTTCCGCCGCGAGGCCGGCTCCTACGGCAAGGACACGCGCGGCATCATCCGCGTCCACCAGTTCGACAAGGTGGAGATGTTCTCCTACTGCGACCCGGCCGACTCCCACGCCGAGCACCTGCGGCTGCTGGAGTGGGAGAAGGAGATGCTCGCCAAGGTCGAGATCCCGTACCGGGTGATCGACGTGGCGGCGGGCGACCTCGGCGCCAGCGCGGCCCGCAAGTACGACTGCGAGGCGTGGGTGCCGACGCAGAACACCTACCGCGAGGTCACCTCGACGTCGAACTGCACCGAGTTCCAGGCGCGGCGCCTGGCGGTGCGGCACCGCGACGCCGACGGCAAGAACCAGCCGGTGGCGACCCTGAACGGGACGCTGGCGACCACGCGCTGGATGGTCGCGATCCTGGAGAACCACCAGCAGGCCGACGGTTCGGTGCGCGTCCCGAAGGCGCTGCAGAAGTTCCTGGGCCTGGAGGTCCTGGAGCCGGTCAAGCGCTGA